The stretch of DNA ACAATTTGGCCTTGCCATGTGGCGTCAGTGCCGCCGACATTGGCCGATAAATCAACGGTAATCGGCATATCACCCGATGCATGTTGATAGCCAATTTGCAAACCTGCACGGCGAAGCTCGTCATTGGTCAGCGGTAAGCGCACATCCATGACGTCATCAGCATAAACACGGCCAATGGCGGTGCCAGGATTGACAAATTCGCCTTGGTCAACATTGCGCGTCGTCACGCGGCCTGTAAATGGCGCGCGCACGACTGTCCGCGAAAGTTGTAATTCTGCTTCATCAAGCTGCGCTTCGGCTGAGGCAAGACGCGCCTGCGCTTCGGCCATTTGCGGTTCGCGCAAGGTCAGGGCAGACGCCTTGCGACCCCGCCCAATATCGTTCCAATCTTCAAGCGCGATGGCGGATTCTGTTTTTTCACGCATGAGAACGGTTTGCGCTTGGGCGACATTGGCGCGGGCTTGCACAACACGAAGCTCATAATCGCGCGCCTCTATGCGAAACAGGACGTCACCTTTTTTAAACTGACCGCCTGCAATAAAATTGGGTGACATATCGCTAATGCGTCCGCCGACTTGCGGAACGATATTAATTTCTGTGCGGGGTTGCACTTCGCCTTGGGTGGAGACGCGCAAGGTCACGTCGTCCTGCACGGCCAGTGCGGTCAACACAGGCACGGCTTTAATCACGTCTTCTTTGGTTTCAGGTTTTTCTTTCAACGCGCCCAATATGACGACGAGAGCGATTGCACCGACAATGACAAGCGCGGGTAAGATGAAGATAATCGCACGCCAAATAAACAGGCGTCGTTTTGGATTTCTTGCATTGCGGGCGTATAGGGCTACGGCTGCCCCGTCGTGTGACTCGGTCATAATTGTCTCCTCCCGGTTGGCACACCGGACTATGATGACTTAGCTATAGCAGGTAATTATTGTTTTTCAATAAACATTTATTGAAAAACACGATTTTTTATCGCGATTATGCCCGCCCCAATCATACACAGCCCTAAACTGGCCAGTGCAACAAGGCTTACGGGTGGTGCTAATAATGTCCAAATTACAATTGCGAAAAGAATTAGACAGATTGCGGAAATGACCGATGTGCTGGCCCCAAGGCGCCCACTGGGAAGGGGGCGAAAGCGTTTCACTGGATGGGCACGTAAACGGTCGACCCTGAACAGGTCACCCAGCATAAAGCCCCCGCCCATAAAGGCGATTAGGCTGATGATAATCAAGGGCGTGTCTTTCAAACCGGCAGATGTATTTTCAAACACCATGGGCCAGAAAAAGGCCGTGACGAGGCAAGCCATTAAAATATAGGGCCAGACGGTGGGACGCATGGCCTCAAATATGGCAGACGCTTCAGGCTCGCGCGGTTCTAAAATCTCAACGGGATTGCCGTGTTTATCCAAAATGGCCTCTACCCCTTTGGGCGGGGCAATGGCGAGCGCGATATCCGCGTCCACCCAGACATCGAAATCCTGCGTGCTATTGCCCATGTAAATAAAGCCGACTGGATAGCGGTCTTGTAGAAACTTTGACTTATTGCCTTTGACAAGGTTCACGGTCTCGGTCGTGCCAAACCCTGCGTCCACATCATCCAGATGATCGGCGATACGTTCAATCAGCGCGCCCTCAGATCCAGAGCACAGGATAACCTCACCGCCCTTTTTCTTATGCGCGCGTGCATATTTTAAAACCAGCGGATTATAAGGGAGGTGTTCGGGGTCAAACACATCCGCTAGCTTTGGCATTAGCAGTGCCTTTAACGCGGGACGGTCATTTTTAATCAGGGTGAGAATTTTCGGTGCAAGCCAAGGGAATTTCATCAGGCCCAACCAAAACATCTCTTGCGTGATATCACTGCGCAATAATGTCCCGTCGACATCAATGGCCAGCGGTAAGGGTGTCTTACTCATGGATTAGTCGCGGCGGCGAAAGCTATGGGCAAAAATGTCAACTTCGTTCCATCCTTGCAAATCAAGGTCTGCGCGGGTCGGCAGAAAATCAAAACAGGCCTGCGCCATATCCATTCGGTTTTCGCGGTAAAGCCGCGCCATCAGGATATTTTTCAACTGATGCAAATAAAGCACATCAGACGCCGCATAGGCGATTTGCGCGTCGGTTAGCTCGTCAGACGCCCAATCAGAGCTTTGTTGTTGCTTGGATAAATCCACATTGAGCAGCTCTTTACACAGGTCTTTTAGCCCGTGACGATCGGTATAGGTGCGCACCAAACCCGATGCGATTTTCGTGCAAAATATACCGCCGAGCTTAATGCCTAAATCACGCTGGATGATGGCGACATCAAACCGGCCAAAGTGATAGATGGTCTCTGTCTTGGGGTTTGATAATTGTGCTTTTAAATTCGGGCAATCATAGCTGTCGCGGTTCATCTGCACAACATGGGCGTCTCCGTCGCCTGACGATAATTGCACCAAACATAATTTATCGCGCACCAGAGACAGGCCTTGGGTTTCTGTATCCACAGCAATCGTCGGGCCAAGGTCAAGGCCGTCGGGCAAGTCGTTTTTATGAAGATAATTGGCCATAGTGTTCACCGTAAAAAGATTTGACCCGCCTTACCGTCCCTGTGCAGAAATCACAAGCCCGCGCAGCGACGCTGTTTCGGTATCAGGCTTGTTTTTCACTGCCGTGCCTGTTTTTTGGCGGCAGAGGATAATGAACTGTGATAGGCATAGCCCATGTCCCAAAGTGATCTTTTTACTCCATTGATTGATGCTGATGCGGCTTATGCCTTATTTGCGTCAAAGCCTGCGCTCACCCCTGATAATGCAGGGGTGTTCATGGGCGTGACCTCGACGGGGATATTTTGTCGTCCTGGGTGCCCCGCGCGTTTGCCAAAGGCGCAAAATTGCCGATTTTATCACAGCGCAGAGGCGGCCTTAACGGCGGGCTTTCGGGCGTGCAAACGCTGCCACCCAACGCGGTTGCCGGGCGAGGCGTCTACACTGATTAAGACATTAGTCAGCCTTGTTGAGGACGACATAGAGCACCGCTGGCGGGAGCAAGACTTGATTGCGCGCGGCATTGATCCGTCTACGGCGCGGCGGCAATTTAAATCGCGTTTTGGTATGACCTTCACGCAATATGCGCGAGCGCGCCGTTTGGGGGCCGCGCACAATACGCTCGTATCAGGGGAGGCGGTGATTACTGCG from Fretibacter rubidus encodes:
- a CDS encoding efflux RND transporter periplasmic adaptor subunit, whose product is MTESHDGAAVALYARNARNPKRRLFIWRAIIFILPALVIVGAIALVVILGALKEKPETKEDVIKAVPVLTALAVQDDVTLRVSTQGEVQPRTEINIVPQVGGRISDMSPNFIAGGQFKKGDVLFRIEARDYELRVVQARANVAQAQTVLMREKTESAIALEDWNDIGRGRKASALTLREPQMAEAQARLASAEAQLDEAELQLSRTVVRAPFTGRVTTRNVDQGEFVNPGTAIGRVYADDVMDVRLPLTNDELRRAGLQIGYQHASGDMPITVDLSANVGGTDATWQGQIVRTDSRYDAATRVLYAYAEVRDPFGAGSDNGVPIAPGLFVSGAIGGETFENVITVPRAALRGNNQVFIANDDDTLSIKTVQVISTDRDRAVIRSGLSIGDAVVTSPIRGASDGMEIAVVDNARELGPQISEDSSDEDTAAEAIAAGDVQ
- a CDS encoding ribonuclease D: MANYLHKNDLPDGLDLGPTIAVDTETQGLSLVRDKLCLVQLSSGDGDAHVVQMNRDSYDCPNLKAQLSNPKTETIYHFGRFDVAIIQRDLGIKLGGIFCTKIASGLVRTYTDRHGLKDLCKELLNVDLSKQQQSSDWASDELTDAQIAYAASDVLYLHQLKNILMARLYRENRMDMAQACFDFLPTRADLDLQGWNEVDIFAHSFRRRD